Proteins encoded by one window of Arachis ipaensis cultivar K30076 chromosome B04, Araip1.1, whole genome shotgun sequence:
- the LOC107638396 gene encoding serine/threonine-protein kinase RIPK — translation MKMTLSSLFLSCYKGGDHSDYPPQSPKKSNNKVVATKGHSSGTSTTRSGSNRVSVTDLSFPSATTLSEEISISLAGTNLYVFTLAELKIITQSFSSSNFLGEGGFGPVHKGFIDDKVRPGLKAQPVAVKLLDLDGTQGHKEWLTEVVFLGQLSHPHLVNLIGYCCEEEHRLLVYEYLPRGSLENQLFRRYSASLPWSTRMKIAVGAAKGLSFLHEQKKPVIYRDFKASNILLDSDYNAKLSDFGLAKDGPEGDDTHVSTRVMGTQGYAAPEYVMTGHLTAMSDVYSFGVVLLEMLTGRRSVDKGRPSREQNLVEWARPALNDSRKLGRIMDPRLEGQYSEMGAKKAAALAYQCLSHRPRNRPSMPAVVKILEPLQDYDDVPIGPFVYTVPNHDDTNTTTDAQTPKERKRTHHRRHPLKSPKSSPDSHNHNADDKSN, via the exons ATGAAGATGACATTGAGTTCCTTGTTCCTGAGTTGTTACAAGGGTGGTGATCATTCTGATTACCCACCACAGTCTCctaagaaatcaaacaacaaAGTGGTGGCAACCAAGGGTCATAGTAGCGGTACTAGTACTACTAGGAGCGGTTCTAACAGAGTTTCGGTTACCGATTTGAGTTTTCCAAGCGCTACCACGCTCTCTGAGGAGATCTCCATATCTCTAGCAGGGACCAACCTTTATGTGTTCACACTCGCCGAACTCAAGATCATTACTCAGAGCTTCTCATCAAGTAACTTTCTTGGTGAAGGAGGCTTCGGACCTGTCCACAAAGGCTTCATTGATGATAAGGTAAGGCCTGGTCTTAAGGCTCAGCCTGTTGCTGTTAAGCTTTTGGATTTGGATGGAACTCAGGGCCACAAGGAGTGGTTG ACTGAAGTTGTGTTTCTGGGTCAACTGAGTCACCCGCACCTTGTGAATTTGATTGGATACTGCTGTGAAGAGGAACATAGGCTTCTGGTGTATGAGTATTTACCACGAGGCAGCTTAGAGAATCAACTCTTTAGAA GATACTCTGCGTCATTGCCATGGTCAACAAGAATGAAGATTGCTGTTGGAGCAGCCAAAGGTCTATCCTTTCTTCATGAACAAAAGAAGCCAGTAATCTATAGAGATTTCAAGGCTTCAAACATCTTGTTAGACTCT GATTACAATGCAAAGCTATCAGATTTCGGGTTGGCAAAAGACGGGCCTGAAGGAGATGACACACACGTGTCAACACGAGTGATGGGGACACAAGGATATGCAGCACCGGAATACGTGATGACAGGTCACTTGACAGCAATGAGTGACGTGTACAGCTTCGGAGTGGTGCTGTTGGAGATGCTGACAGGAAGAAGATCAGTGGACAAGGGGCGTCCATCAAGAGAACAGAATCTGGTGGAATGGGCGAGGCCTGCACTCAACGATTCAAGGAAGCTGGGGAGGATCATGGATCCAAGGCTGGAGGGACAGTACTCTGAGATGGGTGCAAAGAAAGCAGCAGCCTTGGCTTACCAGTGCCTCAGCCATAGGCCTAGGAACCGTCCTTCTATGCCCGCCGTGGTTAAGATCCTTGAGCCACTCCAGGACTATGATGATGTCCCCATTGGACCCTTTGTTTACACTGTTCCAAATCATGATGATACCAACACTACCACAGATGCTCAAACTCCCAAGGAGCGGAAGAGAACTCACCATCGTAGGCATCCTCTCAAGTCGCCAAAGTCTTCACCAGATTCACACAATCACAATGCCGATGACAAATCCAATTAA